GGGCATTTGATCCGAGCGATTGCTTCTTTCTCTCGCGGGCCTGAGCCATAAAACACGAAGGCTGCTTGAAGCTTCTCTCGATTGGTGGCAAAACGAAACGTCTGACTTCCGCCCCAGCAGAAGCCGGCCACAGCGAGTTTTCCGTTTGCTGCCGGCAGCTTCACCACGTAATCAGCCACCGCGTTCAGGTCAGCCGTCACTTGATCGGGCTGCAATTTGGAGATGGCTTCACGGGCAGCGTCAGCGTTGGGAAAGTCGCTCGTCTTACCGCCGTTGGGCGCTGAGCCGGAAAGCAAATCGGGCGCAATGGCGATATATCCGGCTTCGGCTAACTGATCAGCCACGTTGCGAACCCAATCAGTCAAGCCCTGGTTTTCGTGGATGACAATGATGGAAAGCGCTTTGGTTTTGATCTCCGGATAGACCAGAAACGCGTGGACCGTGCGCTCGCCGTATTTGACCGCTACCCACTCTTGATGTCGCGGTGATTTTTCCAGCTTCTGCCGGAACATATCTTGGGCAAGCGCGGAACCAACCATTAACACAACGACAAAAACAGATGCGAGTCTCATGGAAATCTCCTCAGAAAAAGTGGCACAGGCATTCCTGCCTGTGGCGTTTTTCATCGTTTCTGGGCGTCCTCCCGCACGACATGAACAACTCCTCAGAAAAAGTGGCACAGGCGTTCCCGCCTGTGGCGTTTTTCATCGTTTCTCTCGCGTCGTCCAGACGGCATGTAGAACTCACTTGAGCGACGGTGGATCGCCTTCGCGCACATAGAGGCCAGTAACGGTGAGGGCATTCCCACCATCCGCACAACGTCCGCCATCGTCGTGGACGAGCAGATAACGGCCAATGGGAACGAGGAACATGGAGCAGCTAGAACCTTCAACCTCTGTCACCGTCAGATATGGGTCTGAAGTCAGTCGTACGCGAGCTTCACCCATCCTGAACGGCGCATCCCGAACTGGTGTGCCATCCTTTTCAATAATCTCGACGCTGAAACTGACGATCAGGTCGGCCCCTTGCTGACGCAGGTTGATGGAGGCGCGATTGTCGGGGCGGGTGTAGGCGAGCCAGTTACCAACCAGCGCAGCCGGGCGTACCGGCTTCGCCTCCTCGTCTATTTCCAGGTCGGCAGTGGCAATGATGCCCGCTGTCATTGGTCCGTCCCCTTTCGCCCTGTAGAGCACGCGGACGTATCGCGGCCTATTGCCCTCGTAGAGCATCACCACCACTTGGTCTCCGCCAACGAGATAGGCAGACCTGCGGCATCCCGGATTCGG
This window of the Blastocatellia bacterium genome carries:
- a CDS encoding dienelactone hydrolase family protein; this translates as MRLASVFVVVLMVGSALAQDMFRQKLEKSPRHQEWVAVKYGERTVHAFLVYPEIKTKALSIIVIHENQGLTDWVRNVADQLAEAGYIAIAPDLLSGSAPNGGKTSDFPNADAAREAISKLQPDQVTADLNAVADYVVKLPAANGKLAVAGFCWGGSQTFRFATNREKLQAAFVFYGSGPREKEAIARIKCPVYGFYGGNDARVNATIEPTAALMKELGKRYEPVIYEGAGHGFMRTGEMPDAAEANKKARDEAWARWKELLKKL